A genomic segment from Nitrosopumilus sp. K4 encodes:
- the tes gene encoding tetraether lipid synthase Tes — translation MALIQISNQSTKSLGKKSTIRFTQSICPDCNMILDAEVFERDNKVYMSKICPTHGECEELYFGSYEMYKKFSTYWMDGKGAHAPNVMIDKCSCPNNCGLCSNHLSHSGLANMIVTNRCDLTCWYCFFYVKKGLEGAYMYEPDHTQVRAMMKTLKAERPIPGNSMQITGGEPMLRDDIADVIKIMKEEGVDHIQMNTNGIRHAMDPEAAREVRLAGCNNLYLSFDGVTARTNPKNHWEIPYALDSCRKTGTTVVFVPTVIKSINDHELGGIIRYAQKNMDVVHAVNFQPVSLTGRMGKSEREKYRITVPDCIQRIEEQTNGEVTVDDWFPVPSCMPLTNVIEAFSSKPKYELSIHFACGAGTYIFEDEETKKFVPLTKFCDIQGMLELFEDKAEEIRSGKNKYFTMLEVVRKLKGFVDTKKQPAGLDLAKMFGNILMKRSFDAVGSWHVKGLFLGMMHFQDKYNEDLERLQRCDIHYLTPDLRIVPFCAFNVIPEWYRDRIQKKYSITVEEWEEREGVKLEDGLYRGLMRRGAGDELAAGCAKSQMFHDAAQAVM, via the coding sequence ATGGCATTAATTCAAATTTCAAACCAATCAACTAAAAGTCTAGGAAAGAAGTCCACTATTAGATTCACACAAAGCATCTGTCCAGATTGTAACATGATTCTGGATGCTGAAGTCTTTGAGAGAGACAACAAAGTCTACATGTCAAAGATTTGTCCAACTCATGGAGAATGTGAGGAACTGTACTTTGGTTCTTATGAAATGTACAAGAAATTCAGTACATATTGGATGGATGGTAAAGGTGCACATGCCCCAAATGTAATGATTGACAAATGCTCATGTCCAAACAACTGTGGATTGTGCTCAAACCACTTGTCTCACAGTGGACTGGCAAACATGATTGTTACCAACAGATGTGATTTGACATGTTGGTATTGCTTTTTCTATGTAAAGAAAGGCCTTGAAGGCGCTTACATGTATGAACCAGATCATACGCAAGTCAGAGCAATGATGAAGACTCTGAAAGCTGAAAGACCAATTCCAGGAAATTCTATGCAAATTACTGGTGGTGAACCAATGCTCAGAGACGATATTGCTGATGTTATCAAAATTATGAAAGAAGAAGGTGTTGATCATATACAAATGAACACCAATGGTATCAGACATGCCATGGATCCTGAAGCAGCAAGAGAAGTTAGACTTGCTGGATGTAATAACTTGTATCTTTCATTTGATGGTGTAACTGCAAGAACAAACCCAAAAAATCATTGGGAAATTCCATATGCACTTGATAGTTGCAGAAAGACAGGAACAACAGTAGTGTTTGTTCCAACTGTAATCAAATCAATTAATGACCATGAACTAGGTGGAATTATTAGATATGCTCAAAAGAACATGGATGTAGTTCATGCTGTAAACTTCCAACCTGTTTCACTAACTGGTAGAATGGGTAAATCAGAACGTGAAAAATACAGAATCACAGTTCCAGATTGTATTCAAAGAATTGAAGAACAAACAAATGGTGAAGTGACCGTTGATGACTGGTTCCCAGTACCAAGTTGCATGCCGCTAACAAATGTAATTGAAGCATTCTCAAGCAAACCAAAGTATGAATTATCAATTCACTTTGCTTGTGGCGCAGGAACTTACATCTTTGAAGATGAGGAAACAAAGAAGTTTGTTCCATTAACAAAATTCTGTGACATTCAAGGAATGTTGGAATTGTTTGAAGATAAAGCAGAAGAAATTCGTTCTGGTAAAAACAAATACTTTACAATGCTTGAAGTTGTAAGAAAACTCAAAGGCTTTGTAGATACAAAGAAACAACCAGCAGGATTAGATTTGGCAAAGATGTTTGGCAATATATTGATGAAGAGATCCTTTGATGCTGTAGGTTCATGGCATGTAAAGGGATTATTCCTTGGCATGATGCACTTTCAGGACAAATACAATGAAGACTTGGAAAGACTACAAAGATGTGACATTCACTATTTGACACCAGACCTTAGAATCGTTCCATTCTGTGCATTTAATGTAATTCCTGAATGGTATAGAGACAGAATCCAAAAGAAATACTCTATCACCGTAGAAGAATGGGAGGAACGTGAAGGTGTTAAACTTGAAGATGGCCTCTATCGTGGTCTTATGAGACGTGGAGCAGGTGATGAACTTGCAGCTGGCTGTGCAAAAAGCCAGATGTTCCATGATGCAGCACAAGCTGTAATGTAA
- a CDS encoding TrmB family transcriptional regulator has translation MSISDKTRKALEKIGLTSYEIRTFSSLLKAGELTASDLSQKSGVPYSKIYEVLGTLEDKGWIGSDDSRPTKYFAKSPATGLETTKQKMENDFSQNQSVILNELVPLYEKSGTSERPDIWVLSGAINIAAKILEMVESCRNEVMIALPQAGEELVKQALPKLRSLHDKGVEITILTSDKMDKDSIKAISRVANVKIKKGLFGGGIISDKRYVVILLGPEMGGVNSDLVAIWADHAGLAGFARQYFEYLLKDSKKV, from the coding sequence ATGAGCATATCTGATAAAACACGCAAGGCACTAGAAAAGATCGGTCTTACAAGTTATGAGATCAGAACTTTTTCATCATTGCTTAAAGCTGGGGAATTAACAGCTTCGGATCTTAGTCAGAAATCAGGCGTTCCTTATTCAAAAATCTATGAAGTTTTAGGGACTTTAGAAGATAAAGGATGGATTGGCTCAGATGACTCTAGACCAACAAAATACTTTGCAAAATCACCAGCAACTGGACTTGAAACTACAAAACAGAAAATGGAAAATGATTTTTCTCAAAATCAGAGTGTCATTCTAAATGAGCTTGTTCCATTGTATGAAAAAAGTGGTACAAGTGAAAGACCAGATATTTGGGTTTTGTCCGGTGCAATTAACATTGCAGCAAAAATTTTAGAGATGGTAGAGTCTTGTCGAAATGAAGTAATGATTGCATTACCTCAAGCAGGCGAAGAACTAGTAAAGCAAGCATTACCAAAATTACGTTCATTACACGACAAAGGAGTAGAGATTACAATTCTTACCTCCGATAAAATGGATAAAGATTCAATCAAAGCAATTTCTAGAGTTGCAAATGTAAAAATCAAAAAAGGGTTATTTGGAGGCGGAATAATTTCAGATAAGAGATATGTTGTAATTTTACTGGGACCTGAAATGGGGGGAGTCAATTCAGATCTTGTTGCGATTTGGGCAGATCACGCAGGATTAGCAGGATTTGCAAGACAATACTTTGAATATTTATTAAAAGATTCAAAGAAGGTGTAG
- a CDS encoding metal-dependent transcriptional regulator, whose amino-acid sequence MDSLNDENEETLFVGTAEAEHVEMYLKAIWHIKERGDEVKISTIAKMLNVRQPSVVQMLKKLNGQNLVNYNKAGVTLTEDGERIGSSMMRNSRLLEVLMDSALKVEIDEEMVCGIEHHMNKQFTDALCTMLKHPRKCPHDHEIPMGECCKSA is encoded by the coding sequence ATGGACTCATTAAATGACGAAAATGAAGAAACACTCTTTGTTGGAACTGCCGAAGCTGAGCATGTTGAAATGTATCTAAAGGCAATTTGGCATATCAAAGAAAGAGGAGACGAAGTAAAGATTAGCACAATTGCAAAAATGCTAAACGTTAGACAGCCAAGTGTTGTTCAAATGCTCAAAAAATTAAACGGTCAAAATCTTGTAAATTACAACAAAGCAGGAGTTACACTAACTGAAGACGGTGAAAGAATTGGTTCAAGCATGATGAGAAATAGTAGATTGCTTGAAGTGCTTATGGACAGTGCATTAAAAGTAGAAATTGATGAAGAGATGGTGTGTGGTATTGAACATCATATGAATAAACAATTTACTGATGCATTGTGTACAATGTTAAAACACCCAAGAAAATGTCCACATGATCATGAAATTCCTATGGGCGAATGCTGCAAGTCAGCATAG
- a CDS encoding secondary thiamine-phosphate synthase enzyme YjbQ — protein sequence MKSLTEYLTFNVKTRRAFVNITPDIRKLVTKSNVQEGLCLVNAMHITASVFINDNESGLHNDYEKWLEGLAPHEPIEQYDHNKTGEDNADAHLKRQVMGREVVVAITKGKLDFGPWEQIFYGEFDGRRPKRVLVKIIGE from the coding sequence ATGAAATCACTCACAGAGTATCTGACATTTAATGTAAAGACTAGAAGAGCATTTGTTAACATAACTCCAGATATTAGAAAATTAGTAACCAAAAGTAATGTGCAAGAAGGATTATGCCTTGTAAATGCAATGCACATTACTGCAAGCGTATTCATCAATGACAATGAAAGTGGATTACACAATGACTATGAAAAATGGTTAGAGGGATTAGCACCACATGAACCAATTGAACAATATGATCATAATAAAACAGGAGAAGATAATGCTGATGCACACCTAAAACGTCAGGTGATGGGAAGAGAAGTTGTAGTTGCCATTACTAAAGGTAAATTAGATTTTGGACCTTGGGAACAAATTTTCTACGGAGAATTTGATGGAAGACGTCCAAAAAGGGTTCTAGTAAAAATTATTGGTGAATGA
- a CDS encoding pelota family protein, with product MITKEIDENSVSAIPEDSDDLLNLRRIIKEGDKIIGDTTRVIKQDKEYARPDRGERIKVRIALIAEKISLDDVLDRLRIGGTISESSNEAVPHGSHHSFILKVNDGITISKKKWLPIEKTLINSNNKQSGFVLVAIDTGDCGIARLKGTHLEFLPNIYSGSGGKRYKTNFNIEKFFEEIQHAVFSIVKESDSVIIFGPGETKKKFSNFLQKDPSSKKFKIQVVEGIDSGGEDGIYTFTRSKTMKEIMSESKLAKVSEIIDEVMIRANQKSRKFTMGFDETRKANEYGAVEALVFSDNAIQTNDEAKVIEFLNDAESKGVKTYSVDSSTDIGLRVTGLGGIISLLRYTVES from the coding sequence ATGATTACAAAGGAAATAGATGAGAATTCTGTTTCGGCAATTCCCGAAGATTCTGATGACCTGTTAAATTTACGTAGAATTATCAAGGAAGGCGATAAGATAATTGGAGATACAACCAGAGTCATAAAACAAGATAAAGAGTATGCAAGACCGGACAGAGGAGAAAGAATCAAAGTTAGAATTGCACTTATTGCAGAAAAAATTTCATTAGATGATGTTTTAGACAGATTAAGAATTGGAGGAACCATTTCAGAATCAAGTAATGAAGCTGTTCCACATGGTTCACACCATTCATTTATTCTCAAAGTAAATGACGGCATTACAATCTCAAAGAAAAAATGGCTACCAATCGAAAAAACACTGATAAATTCTAACAACAAGCAAAGTGGATTTGTTTTAGTTGCAATAGATACAGGAGATTGTGGAATTGCAAGGCTAAAAGGGACACACTTGGAATTCTTGCCAAATATTTATTCTGGTTCTGGAGGAAAGAGATACAAAACAAATTTCAATATTGAAAAATTTTTTGAGGAAATTCAACATGCAGTTTTTTCTATTGTAAAAGAATCAGATTCGGTTATAATATTTGGACCAGGTGAGACAAAAAAGAAATTTTCAAATTTTCTTCAAAAAGATCCTTCCTCAAAGAAATTCAAGATTCAAGTTGTAGAAGGAATAGATTCAGGAGGAGAAGATGGAATCTATACTTTTACACGTTCAAAAACTATGAAAGAGATAATGTCAGAGAGTAAATTAGCCAAAGTTTCAGAGATCATTGATGAAGTAATGATTCGAGCAAATCAAAAGAGCAGAAAATTTACAATGGGTTTTGATGAAACTCGTAAAGCAAATGAGTATGGTGCTGTAGAGGCTTTAGTATTTTCAGACAATGCCATTCAAACAAATGATGAAGCAAAAGTGATTGAATTTCTAAATGATGCAGAAAGTAAAGGCGTTAAAACATACAGTGTGGATTCATCAACAGATATAGGATTGCGAGTAACCGGATTAGGTGGAATAATTTCACTATTACGGTATACTGTTGAATCTTAG
- the cutA gene encoding divalent-cation tolerance protein CutA, with product MNAVMIISTYPNKKTINLIANELVKKKLVACVNISKISSVYSWDGKIENSNEFIAIFKTTLKNKKTLKQKIKESHPYDVPEIAEIDISSINKPYLKWLVDSTN from the coding sequence ATGAACGCAGTAATGATAATCTCTACTTACCCAAACAAAAAAACAATTAATTTAATTGCTAATGAATTAGTCAAGAAAAAACTGGTTGCATGTGTAAATATCTCAAAAATATCATCTGTTTATTCATGGGATGGAAAAATTGAAAATTCTAATGAGTTTATTGCAATTTTTAAAACTACATTAAAGAACAAAAAAACATTGAAGCAAAAAATCAAGGAATCTCACCCATATGATGTTCCTGAAATTGCAGAAATTGACATTTCATCAATTAACAAACCATATCTAAAATGGCTTGTAGACTCTACTAACTAA
- a CDS encoding site-2 protease family protein, with amino-acid sequence MELDFITENSIIYVLIAWVVILGVAKALRLERYGFELKAYSLVYKNKQVQTVLTKILSRTKRGIRVFADVSVVAGFIMMGFAFWFLLSNVSKFFVEPTEFSELTVLIPGITLTSSSSILNFLLSIPIVLVIHEGAHGIVATLEKIKIKTGGFAIFVAMFAGFVEPDEEEFNKAKKISKLRVIGAGATSNVIFAFVLGAILLTNPFFAMILPEPLLSTFYDLPDGVLILSIIENSGAEKAGLLANDIITSINGIPIFSPIDFPSLEPGDTASVSVLRDGQPLDFTVEIIPSQEDPERGLIGIMRDNSFAYKPVLDFIEWNNPHLSMFLLWLWMISFFIGIINMLPLPILDGGKFIHTIIDKRISDNAVNGVMWGIYIFTFALFGLNIALSYVKSGWFTI; translated from the coding sequence TTGGAACTTGATTTTATTACAGAAAATTCGATTATCTATGTCTTAATTGCTTGGGTGGTAATTTTAGGAGTCGCAAAAGCCTTAAGACTGGAAAGATATGGATTCGAATTAAAAGCATACAGTTTAGTTTACAAAAACAAACAGGTTCAAACAGTACTTACAAAAATCCTCTCTAGAACAAAAAGAGGAATACGTGTTTTTGCAGATGTTAGTGTAGTCGCAGGTTTCATCATGATGGGATTTGCATTTTGGTTTTTGCTTTCAAATGTTTCAAAGTTTTTTGTAGAACCTACAGAATTTTCAGAACTTACCGTTCTAATTCCAGGCATAACTTTAACATCATCATCATCAATTCTAAACTTTTTACTATCAATTCCAATCGTATTAGTAATTCATGAAGGAGCGCATGGAATTGTTGCAACACTAGAAAAAATAAAGATCAAAACAGGAGGATTTGCAATATTTGTTGCAATGTTTGCGGGATTTGTGGAACCTGATGAGGAAGAATTTAACAAAGCAAAAAAAATATCAAAATTACGAGTAATAGGAGCAGGAGCTACTTCAAATGTAATTTTTGCATTTGTTTTAGGGGCAATACTTTTGACAAATCCATTTTTTGCAATGATCTTACCAGAGCCATTGCTAAGTACATTTTATGATTTGCCAGACGGGGTCTTAATTTTATCAATTATCGAAAATTCCGGAGCAGAAAAAGCAGGACTACTTGCAAATGATATCATAACATCAATTAATGGAATTCCAATTTTTAGTCCGATAGATTTTCCGTCTTTAGAGCCTGGAGATACTGCAAGTGTTTCAGTTCTTAGAGATGGTCAGCCATTAGATTTTACTGTTGAAATCATTCCATCACAAGAAGATCCGGAAAGAGGACTAATTGGGATTATGAGAGACAATTCTTTTGCATACAAGCCGGTTCTTGATTTTATAGAATGGAATAATCCACACCTTTCAATGTTTTTGTTATGGTTATGGATGATTTCATTTTTTATTGGAATTATCAATATGCTTCCATTACCAATTTTGGACGGAGGTAAATTCATCCACACAATTATTGATAAAAGAATCTCTGATAATGCAGTCAATGGCGTAATGTGGGGAATCTACATTTTCACATTTGCCTTGTTTGGGCTCAATATTGCATTATCATATGTAAAATCGGGCTGGTTTACAATCTAG
- a CDS encoding TIGR00269 family protein — MICDRCPNQAVYTRKYSGEKLCSTCFSNSILRKTAKTISKYKMIQNDELIAVAVSGGKDSLALLKIINEMSATHNFRIKAITIDEGIPGYRNEALEIVEKFCSELNVGHKVYSYKELFDLTLDNALELRENEKTSSCSICGTLRRRAIDFAAKDIGADVIATGHNLDDTLQTFVINMLSGDTNKIGWMDPDTSGNSLRKIKPFCEIYESEIVFYAFTNNLPFQSEPCPHMNEGIRTEIREFLNSLEKQHSGIKNNLYQSIIKVSQIVKDSNYKQKTLCEKCGNECTGKICSVCSVVLKLKEKQT; from the coding sequence ATGATTTGTGATAGATGCCCAAATCAAGCAGTTTACACTAGAAAATATTCTGGTGAAAAATTATGCTCTACCTGTTTTTCTAATTCAATTTTGAGAAAAACTGCAAAGACAATTTCAAAATACAAGATGATCCAAAATGATGAACTAATTGCTGTTGCCGTGTCAGGTGGAAAAGATTCACTGGCATTATTAAAAATCATTAATGAAATGTCTGCTACACATAATTTTAGAATAAAGGCAATAACAATTGATGAAGGAATTCCAGGTTATAGAAATGAGGCATTAGAAATTGTTGAGAAATTTTGTTCAGAACTAAATGTTGGGCATAAAGTGTATTCTTACAAAGAGCTATTTGATTTAACATTGGATAATGCATTAGAATTGCGAGAAAATGAAAAAACATCATCATGTTCAATTTGTGGGACACTAAGAAGACGTGCAATTGATTTTGCAGCTAAAGACATAGGTGCAGATGTTATTGCAACTGGGCACAACTTAGATGACACACTACAAACATTTGTAATCAATATGTTGTCTGGAGACACAAACAAAATTGGTTGGATGGATCCTGATACTTCAGGTAATTCATTAAGAAAGATAAAACCATTTTGTGAAATATACGAATCAGAAATTGTGTTTTATGCTTTTACAAATAATTTACCATTTCAATCAGAACCATGTCCCCATATGAATGAGGGAATAAGAACGGAGATTCGAGAATTTCTGAATTCTTTAGAAAAACAACACAGTGGAATTAAAAACAATTTGTATCAATCAATAATCAAAGTTTCTCAAATAGTCAAAGATTCAAACTATAAACAAAAAACGCTTTGTGAAAAATGTGGAAATGAGTGTACAGGCAAGATATGCTCAGTTTGTAGCGTAGTTTTGAAACTAAAAGAAAAGCAAACCTAA
- a CDS encoding acylphosphatase: protein MTKQRIRIFVTGKVQGVFFRQALKVMAKKNDVFGWVKNLKDGRVEAVLEGEVENVSRLIEWAHGGPANARVEDVEIINEKFTGEFSKFDVLY from the coding sequence ATGACAAAACAAAGAATTAGAATCTTTGTTACAGGTAAAGTTCAAGGAGTTTTCTTCCGTCAAGCCCTTAAAGTAATGGCTAAAAAAAATGATGTTTTTGGATGGGTAAAGAATCTCAAAGATGGAAGAGTTGAAGCTGTTTTAGAAGGCGAGGTTGAAAATGTGAGCCGATTAATTGAATGGGCACATGGTGGACCTGCAAATGCAAGAGTTGAAGATGTTGAAATTATCAATGAAAAATTCACAGGAGAATTTTCTAAATTCGATGTTTTGTATTAG
- a CDS encoding 50S ribosomal protein L2 has product MGKRPLVRRRGRGGFQFRSTSTGKVGSKAKYPRFSLSEQHEGLVIDLVHERGREAPLAKVRFEDGSVSFVPAVLGTKVGTTLQFGLKSKIQKGNVISVQNIPDGTIVCNVEKHFGDGGAIVKSAGTNATVFSHGDDGVTIKLPSGKFTTLNPKNRAMIGTLAGGGASERPFMSAGGKWRNFKAKGKKYPIVRGVAQAAYVHPHGGGRHQHVGQSSTVSRDAPPGAKVGSIAARKTGRARIKERK; this is encoded by the coding sequence TTGGGTAAGAGACCATTAGTAAGAAGACGAGGCCGTGGAGGATTTCAGTTTAGATCTACTTCTACTGGAAAAGTAGGCAGTAAAGCAAAATATCCTAGATTCTCGCTTTCAGAGCAACATGAAGGACTAGTTATAGATCTAGTTCATGAACGTGGTAGAGAGGCCCCTCTTGCAAAAGTAAGATTTGAAGATGGTTCAGTCTCTTTTGTACCTGCAGTTCTTGGAACTAAAGTAGGTACAACATTACAATTTGGGTTAAAATCTAAAATTCAAAAAGGAAATGTTATCAGTGTACAAAACATTCCTGATGGAACAATTGTGTGTAATGTAGAAAAACACTTTGGAGACGGTGGCGCAATTGTAAAATCTGCTGGTACTAATGCAACAGTGTTTTCTCACGGTGATGATGGCGTAACAATAAAACTCCCATCTGGAAAATTTACTACGCTAAATCCTAAGAATCGTGCAATGATTGGTACGCTTGCTGGTGGTGGCGCTAGTGAAAGACCATTTATGAGTGCAGGTGGAAAATGGAGAAACTTCAAGGCAAAAGGAAAGAAATATCCAATTGTTAGAGGTGTTGCACAAGCAGCATATGTCCATCCACACGGTGGTGGAAGACATCAACATGTTGGACAAAGTTCCACCGTATCGAGAGATGCTCCTCCAGGTGCCAAAGTTGGTAGCATTGCTGCCAGAAAGACTGGTAGAGCAAGAATCAAAGAAAGAAAGTAG
- a CDS encoding CDC48 family AAA ATPase — MSQNALSLKVLEAYTRDVGRGVARIDYDSMDTLNASTGDVIEIKGKRRTVAKCLPLYPSDEGKGIIRIDGLGRNNSGIAIGDTITVRKIKAVAAEKVVVAPLEAIPPIDERYLADALESVPLIKGDNVMVPYFGGRLTFQVIGVTPAADAVLVTQKTVFHIAEKGETLRGVPQVTYEDIGGLTDEIKKVREMIELPLRHPEIFEKLGIEAPKGVLLYGPPGTGKTLLAKAVANESNAHFISISGPEIMSKFYGESEARLREIFKEAREKAPSIIFVDEIDSIAPKREEVTGEVERRVVSQMLSLMDGLEARGKVIVISATNRPNAIDPALRRPGRFDREIEIKVPDKKGRKDILAIHSRNMPLSDDVNLDKISAVSHGYVGADLEYLCKEGAMKCLRRLLPELNLEEEKIPPETLDKLVVNHEDFQKALIEVTPSGMREVFIENPDVKWDEVGGLEDVKRELQEAVEWPMKYPGLYDKLGHRMPRGILLHGPSGTGKTLLAKAVATQSEANFVSVRGPELLSKWVGESERGIREIFKRARQSAPCVVFFDEIDSIAPIRGAGGETAVTERVVSQLLTELDGMENLHGVVVLAATNRADMIDPALLRPGRFDKIIQIPLPDKESRKSILKINAAKIPVITEESDPKHVDFEKLSEMTDGLSGADTAAIANTAVSLVIHEFLDTHPDVKDVEKKSIEAKVTMKHFEEAVKKVREQKDLKMGEKLVASYYR, encoded by the coding sequence ATGAGTCAAAATGCTCTTTCTCTCAAAGTCCTCGAAGCATATACACGAGACGTAGGAAGGGGAGTTGCAAGAATTGATTATGATTCAATGGATACTCTTAATGCTTCAACAGGTGATGTAATTGAGATAAAGGGCAAAAGAAGAACAGTTGCAAAATGTCTTCCACTTTACCCATCTGATGAAGGGAAAGGGATCATCAGAATCGATGGACTTGGAAGAAATAATTCAGGCATTGCAATTGGCGATACAATCACGGTTAGAAAAATCAAAGCAGTAGCTGCTGAAAAAGTTGTAGTAGCTCCATTAGAAGCAATCCCTCCAATTGATGAAAGATATCTCGCAGATGCACTAGAGAGTGTTCCATTAATCAAAGGCGATAATGTCATGGTTCCATATTTCGGAGGTCGTTTAACATTTCAAGTAATTGGTGTAACCCCAGCAGCTGATGCAGTATTAGTTACACAGAAAACAGTTTTCCATATTGCAGAAAAAGGAGAGACATTACGTGGTGTACCTCAAGTAACCTATGAAGACATTGGAGGTCTAACAGATGAGATTAAGAAAGTCAGAGAGATGATTGAATTACCATTAAGACATCCAGAAATTTTTGAAAAATTAGGAATTGAAGCTCCAAAAGGTGTTTTGTTATACGGTCCTCCAGGAACAGGCAAAACATTACTAGCAAAAGCTGTTGCAAATGAAAGTAATGCTCACTTCATTAGTATTTCAGGTCCTGAAATTATGAGTAAGTTCTATGGTGAAAGTGAAGCTAGACTAAGAGAAATTTTCAAAGAAGCTAGAGAGAAAGCTCCATCAATCATTTTTGTAGATGAAATAGATTCCATTGCACCAAAAAGGGAAGAAGTTACTGGCGAGGTTGAAAGAAGAGTTGTTTCTCAAATGTTATCATTAATGGATGGTTTAGAAGCTAGAGGCAAGGTAATTGTAATTTCAGCTACAAACAGACCAAACGCAATAGATCCTGCTTTAAGAAGACCAGGAAGATTCGATAGAGAAATTGAAATTAAAGTTCCAGATAAAAAAGGCAGGAAAGACATTCTTGCAATTCATAGCAGAAATATGCCATTATCAGATGATGTTAACTTGGATAAAATTTCAGCAGTTAGTCACGGGTATGTTGGTGCTGATTTAGAATATCTTTGTAAAGAAGGGGCAATGAAATGTCTTAGAAGACTTCTTCCAGAATTAAACCTAGAAGAAGAAAAAATACCTCCCGAGACACTAGACAAACTTGTTGTAAATCACGAAGATTTCCAAAAAGCACTCATTGAGGTTACTCCTTCAGGAATGAGAGAAGTCTTTATTGAAAATCCAGATGTAAAGTGGGATGAAGTTGGAGGATTAGAGGATGTCAAACGTGAACTTCAAGAAGCTGTTGAGTGGCCAATGAAGTATCCAGGATTATATGATAAATTAGGACATAGAATGCCTAGAGGAATATTATTGCACGGTCCAAGTGGAACTGGTAAGACTTTACTAGCAAAAGCTGTTGCAACACAAAGTGAAGCAAACTTTGTTTCAGTTAGAGGTCCTGAATTATTATCCAAATGGGTTGGAGAATCTGAAAGAGGAATTAGAGAGATTTTCAAAAGAGCAAGACAATCAGCTCCTTGTGTAGTATTCTTTGATGAGATTGATTCTATTGCACCAATTAGAGGAGCAGGTGGAGAAACTGCAGTTACTGAAAGAGTAGTAAGTCAATTACTTACAGAGTTAGATGGAATGGAGAACTTACACGGAGTAGTAGTTTTAGCTGCAACTAACAGAGCAGATATGATTGATCCAGCATTATTAAGACCAGGAAGATTTGATAAAATCATCCAAATTCCACTTCCAGATAAAGAAAGTAGAAAGAGTATCTTGAAAATCAATGCTGCAAAAATCCCAGTAATAACAGAGGAAAGTGATCCTAAACATGTAGACTTTGAAAAACTATCAGAGATGACTGATGGATTAAGTGGTGCAGATACTGCTGCTATTGCAAATACTGCAGTATCTCTAGTTATTCATGAGTTTTTAGACACTCATCCGGATGTAAAAGATGTTGAGAAAAAGAGTATCGAAGCAAAGGTGACTATGAAACACTTTGAAGAAGCAGTCAAGAAAGTAAGAGAGCAAAAAGACCTCAAGATGGGCGAAAAGCTAGTAGCATCTTACTACAGGTAG